In a genomic window of Rubripirellula tenax:
- a CDS encoding DUF58 domain-containing protein: MKTHRSIEPRRKHRLTRLGFHFLFVGSFAMLGGALRGFNLLLVLAGLLVGTLIMQWRWSKRSVEAVSVTRRSPEEAFVGKPFRVRYMLRNHSRLMPVWMMRVEDRVESVDHSSVAVAICAAPVISAKQTVGPHCDLLISRRGRYRVGPITLMTTFPFSLFCSQQIVDDREEFHVFPEILTLRTDWRRLLISKSGGMSTTGRRSGPSEGDFFGLREWQTGDSPKWIHWRTTARMNEPAVRQFEQQRRFDTCIMLDAFRSSTDERLPLASPDSETDAFEFAISFAATLMIHLVGTPSNRVVLAIASKTSEAIIGAGSVVGKRKMLELLADVQATRQPDLREAANRALRIAGAAQDLVVISSRSLADARIADPLLNETIAPWTRRNAFRWINTRDREIQRWAIRKESSSVDANHPADQAAVEANQVRETATLEMEASS, from the coding sequence GTGAAAACGCATCGCAGCATCGAGCCCCGCCGTAAACACAGACTGACTCGTTTGGGATTCCATTTCCTGTTCGTCGGTTCCTTCGCGATGCTCGGCGGCGCACTGCGGGGATTCAATCTCTTGTTGGTCTTAGCGGGGCTGTTGGTCGGCACCCTGATCATGCAGTGGCGATGGTCCAAGCGATCCGTCGAGGCCGTCTCGGTTACCAGGCGATCACCGGAAGAAGCGTTTGTTGGCAAACCGTTTCGCGTCCGTTACATGCTTCGCAATCACAGTCGTTTGATGCCGGTTTGGATGATGCGGGTGGAAGATCGAGTGGAATCGGTCGATCATTCGTCGGTTGCCGTAGCGATTTGTGCCGCCCCCGTTATCTCGGCCAAACAGACCGTGGGGCCGCACTGTGACTTGCTGATTTCACGCCGGGGTCGATATCGCGTTGGTCCTATCACGCTGATGACCACTTTTCCTTTTTCGCTGTTTTGTTCGCAGCAAATTGTTGACGATCGTGAAGAGTTCCATGTCTTCCCAGAGATACTCACCTTGCGAACGGATTGGCGGCGGCTGCTGATCAGCAAATCGGGCGGCATGTCGACGACCGGTCGTCGGAGCGGCCCCAGCGAGGGTGATTTTTTTGGTCTGCGAGAATGGCAAACGGGCGATAGTCCCAAGTGGATCCATTGGCGGACGACGGCGCGGATGAACGAACCCGCCGTGCGTCAGTTTGAACAACAACGCCGCTTCGACACTTGCATCATGCTGGACGCCTTCCGATCAAGCACTGACGAACGGCTTCCGCTCGCGTCACCTGATTCCGAAACCGACGCTTTCGAGTTCGCGATCAGCTTTGCGGCAACGCTTATGATTCATTTGGTCGGTACACCGTCCAACCGTGTCGTCCTTGCGATCGCATCGAAAACATCCGAAGCAATCATCGGCGCCGGGTCCGTTGTGGGGAAACGTAAGATGTTGGAACTGTTGGCCGATGTCCAAGCGACGCGACAACCCGACCTACGAGAAGCCGCGAATCGTGCCTTGCGAATTGCGGGTGCCGCGCAAGACTTGGTCGTGATCAGCTCGCGGTCGCTAGCGGATGCGAGAATCGCCGACCCATTGTTGAACGAAACGATCGCACCCTGGACTCGGCGTAATGCGTTCCGCTGGATCAACACGCGCGACCGAGAAATACAGCGTTGGGCCATCCGCAAAGAATCGTCAAGCGTCGATGCGAACCATCCAGCCGATCAAGCAGCGGTCGAAGCAAATCAAGTTCGCGAAACTGCGACTTTGGAAATGGAGGCGTCGTCATGA
- a CDS encoding AAA family ATPase gives MERVVLGKPDVVQMLVIAMLAGEHVLLEDVPGVGKTLAAKALAHSIQGSFSRLQFTPDLLPSDITGSMIYRSDTREFEFSPGPIFANVILADEINRAPPRTQSALLEAMSEGQVSIDGKTHPLPKPFIVVATQNPFEFEGTYSLPESQLDRFLLRTSIGYPARSVEQQVMLTHRMGEPVDTLDSVVGVDGIARAQNEVRNVRFDESLVDYLLDIVEATRDHDGFQVGVSTRGALSFYRGCQARAVTEQRDYVTPDDVKALAVPSLSHRVLPEGVFQGASRQAVETQLADLLQQVPVPM, from the coding sequence ATCGAACGCGTCGTGCTGGGGAAACCCGACGTCGTTCAAATGTTGGTCATCGCGATGCTGGCGGGCGAACACGTTTTGCTAGAAGACGTCCCCGGCGTGGGCAAGACCCTGGCCGCGAAGGCGCTGGCCCATAGTATCCAAGGCAGTTTTTCGCGGCTTCAATTCACGCCGGATCTTCTGCCCAGCGATATCACTGGCAGCATGATCTATCGATCCGATACACGCGAGTTCGAGTTCAGCCCGGGACCGATCTTTGCGAACGTGATTTTGGCCGATGAGATCAATCGTGCTCCCCCTCGCACCCAATCTGCGCTGTTGGAAGCGATGAGCGAGGGACAAGTTTCCATCGACGGGAAAACTCACCCGCTGCCAAAGCCGTTCATCGTTGTTGCAACGCAAAACCCCTTCGAGTTCGAAGGAACCTATTCGTTGCCCGAGAGTCAACTCGACCGGTTCCTGTTGCGAACATCGATCGGGTATCCGGCGCGATCGGTCGAGCAGCAAGTGATGTTGACGCACCGCATGGGCGAGCCCGTTGATACACTCGACTCTGTGGTGGGAGTCGATGGGATCGCGCGTGCTCAGAACGAAGTCCGCAATGTACGGTTCGACGAGTCGTTAGTCGATTACTTGTTGGACATCGTCGAAGCGACGCGCGATCACGACGGATTCCAAGTTGGCGTGTCGACGCGTGGTGCACTCAGCTTTTACCGCGGATGTCAGGCGCGTGCCGTCACCGAACAACGAGACTACGTTACGCCCGATGATGTCAAAGCATTAGCCGTTCCGTCGCTGTCTCACCGCGTTCTTCCCGAAGGCGTTTTTCAGGGCGCTAGCCGCCAGGCAGTGGAAACCCAACTTGCCGACCTGCTTCAGCAAGTGCCCGTTCCGATGTGA
- a CDS encoding DUF547 domain-containing protein, whose amino-acid sequence MLNRNRPLTTVMLPLLAAVAFSIGTDASARAGAKVYVGQKVDSSISMDAVDHSAWTSLLKKFVNPLGRVDYRGWKSSAGDIRSLDAYLATLSTASLTQKSSKNATLAFWINAYNAVTVRGILREYPTTSIRNHTAKLFGYNIWKDLLLHVGGSTVSLDAIEHQKLRPMGDPRIHFAIVCASIGCPRLLDEAYEADRLDGQLDEAARGFFSLSMNLRYDDRSNAFELSSIMDWFGQDFGDGDSAVLKRIAPWIPSGPAKDSATRGTSSIRYMNYDWSLNEQ is encoded by the coding sequence ATGCTAAACCGAAACAGACCATTGACCACCGTCATGTTGCCGCTGCTGGCCGCTGTTGCGTTTTCGATCGGGACCGACGCATCCGCGCGGGCAGGGGCAAAAGTATATGTGGGCCAAAAGGTCGATTCCTCGATCTCGATGGATGCCGTGGATCATTCCGCTTGGACGAGTTTGTTAAAGAAATTCGTGAATCCACTCGGGCGGGTGGACTACCGTGGTTGGAAATCCAGTGCCGGCGACATCCGCTCACTTGACGCTTATCTGGCAACATTGTCGACAGCATCATTGACGCAGAAGTCATCCAAGAACGCGACGTTGGCTTTCTGGATCAACGCTTACAACGCGGTCACCGTTCGTGGGATCCTTCGCGAGTACCCGACGACGAGTATCCGAAATCACACGGCGAAGTTGTTTGGCTACAACATTTGGAAAGATCTGTTGTTGCACGTCGGCGGATCGACAGTCTCCCTAGACGCGATCGAACACCAGAAACTTCGGCCAATGGGCGACCCCCGGATCCACTTCGCAATCGTTTGTGCATCGATCGGTTGCCCGCGACTGTTGGACGAAGCTTACGAGGCGGATCGCCTTGATGGTCAACTTGATGAGGCGGCGCGTGGATTTTTTTCGCTTTCCATGAATTTGCGCTATGACGATCGGTCAAACGCGTTCGAGCTGTCGTCGATCATGGATTGGTTCGGGCAAGACTTTGGCGACGGAGACTCGGCGGTCCTCAAACGTATCGCTCCGTGGATTCCGAGCGGGCCGGCGAAAGATTCAGCGACGCGAGGGACGTCGTCAATTCGATACATGAACTACGATTGGTCGCTCAACGAACAGTAG
- a CDS encoding agmatine deiminase family protein — MFFAVFGCVGALADDSITMVLDSFGGARATRAHASPYPRLAAEFEPTRALLLGVADWQPHHREILIEIADKTAGHVNVMVLCNDTWQIKGTTEWLLESDAKDKSHVYFCEVPLNTVWLRDFGPIFSQTADGASVLDFYYEGTRPKDDSLPSIWSKRSGAEYVEVPWTVQGGNLISNGQGLALATNRIFEDNHITFPRPLPGANPEIERRKMVVDQFVKFCNLSQFVVLEPLTSESTKHVDMFTTFLTAEDVLVASLDPSRDPVNAAILNRNAQRLAEVNVGGRPLRVHRVQIPVRENMSWSAYTNVIIAGDLVLMPIFATDPPDMVAAAMAAYRLLMPGYTVDTVDMTSMKQLQGELHCLSLHVPSFAPMPDRIYPFVNSVKAYFPDQSN, encoded by the coding sequence ATGTTTTTCGCCGTGTTCGGGTGCGTTGGTGCTTTGGCGGACGATTCGATCACCATGGTGTTGGATTCGTTTGGTGGGGCGCGAGCAACACGAGCGCATGCGTCGCCCTATCCCCGGCTTGCTGCGGAATTTGAGCCAACGCGCGCGTTGCTGTTAGGGGTCGCCGATTGGCAACCGCACCATCGTGAAATCCTGATTGAGATCGCGGACAAGACGGCGGGTCACGTCAACGTGATGGTGCTTTGCAATGACACCTGGCAAATCAAAGGCACGACCGAATGGTTGCTGGAGAGCGACGCCAAGGACAAGTCGCATGTATATTTCTGTGAAGTCCCTTTAAACACCGTTTGGCTTCGCGACTTCGGTCCGATCTTTTCGCAAACGGCGGACGGAGCGTCCGTGCTGGATTTCTACTACGAAGGTACTCGACCCAAAGACGATTCGCTGCCAAGCATCTGGTCCAAACGCAGTGGAGCCGAGTACGTCGAAGTGCCATGGACGGTCCAAGGCGGAAACTTGATCAGCAACGGTCAGGGTCTAGCGTTGGCGACGAATCGCATTTTCGAAGACAACCACATCACGTTTCCACGTCCGTTGCCCGGTGCGAATCCTGAAATCGAGCGCCGAAAGATGGTGGTGGATCAGTTCGTCAAGTTCTGCAACCTGTCGCAATTCGTTGTGCTAGAACCGTTGACGTCGGAGTCCACCAAACACGTTGATATGTTCACGACGTTTTTGACTGCTGAAGACGTGCTGGTAGCGAGTCTTGACCCAAGCCGCGATCCGGTCAACGCTGCGATCTTGAATCGAAACGCCCAGCGGCTCGCCGAAGTGAACGTTGGTGGTCGTCCCTTGCGCGTCCATCGCGTGCAAATTCCCGTTCGCGAGAACATGTCCTGGTCCGCGTACACGAATGTGATCATTGCCGGCGATCTAGTGCTGATGCCGATCTTCGCGACTGATCCGCCGGACATGGTGGCCGCGGCCATGGCGGCTTACCGCCTCCTGATGCCCGGGTACACCGTGGATACGGTGGACATGACCAGCATGAAACAGCTGCAAGGTGAACTACATTGTTTGTCGTTGCATGTCCCCTCATTCGCACCGATGCCAGATCGGATCTACCCGTTCGTGAATTCGGTGAAAGCCTATTTTCCGGATCAATCGAATTAG
- a CDS encoding MotA/TolQ/ExbB proton channel family protein, with amino-acid sequence MVEILLSGGVVGVIILLVLFALSVAAAYLVFDQVMTLRRSEVLPEGVSDAVRQSLLTGRIAEADAACRRAPSVLSVVLLSGLSEYEFGWNEVEKAVEDSLASQASRLMRRIEYLSVIGNIAPMVGLLGTVTGMIFAFQQVATTRGGAGAGDLAEGIYQALVTTVGGLVVAIPSLAVYAVCRNRVDSLIADVAYQSQLALSPIKRRPASRTRPATNPATGNPAPAKPPSAQPTAPSRPPKQPPPTA; translated from the coding sequence ATGGTTGAAATTCTGCTCAGCGGTGGCGTTGTCGGTGTCATCATTCTGCTGGTCTTGTTTGCACTTTCGGTCGCAGCGGCCTACTTGGTGTTTGACCAAGTGATGACGTTACGACGCAGCGAGGTGCTGCCCGAAGGTGTTAGCGACGCGGTTCGGCAATCTTTGTTGACCGGACGCATCGCAGAAGCCGATGCGGCTTGTCGTCGTGCCCCGAGCGTCTTGAGCGTTGTGTTGCTATCAGGCTTATCGGAATACGAATTCGGTTGGAACGAGGTCGAAAAAGCGGTGGAAGATTCATTGGCCAGTCAGGCATCGCGGTTGATGCGGCGCATCGAGTACTTGTCGGTGATCGGCAATATCGCACCGATGGTCGGCCTGCTCGGCACTGTGACGGGCATGATCTTTGCTTTCCAACAAGTCGCAACGACTCGCGGTGGCGCCGGCGCCGGCGACTTGGCAGAGGGCATCTATCAAGCGCTGGTGACGACGGTTGGCGGTCTGGTCGTTGCGATTCCGTCGCTTGCCGTTTACGCAGTGTGTCGTAACCGTGTGGATTCGCTGATTGCCGACGTCGCCTATCAAAGTCAACTCGCATTGTCACCGATCAAGCGACGCCCCGCCTCGCGAACTCGTCCCGCGACCAATCCGGCGACTGGCAATCCTGCTCCCGCGAAACCACCATCTGCTCAACCGACGGCCCCGAGCCGTCCGCCCAAACAACCGCCCCCAACGGCGTAA
- a CDS encoding serine/threonine-protein kinase, giving the protein MRFLVKKIETALVNLLTGPPTANHAPMVTPSSGTASSTGPASLADMLRSLTVTDHPTARLIRRIAPWVVMLMAIGLVAAAILVGYVLRESTRQLVRDSLRSNLSANVAALNGYFAERRREVDRIANDPAIAETATELISASSGRFEWTIADLPPTSALDSIDRSIDSSNTVGWALLDRDDQVIAASATALVGRRLPIPESAKQRVISGGSTICLPFQCSVGIRGDGPMSVPDWPMMAALGKVESDGKMVGTMAVLVDPAGAVSKLLAVARLGTSGETYLFDRNATMLTRSRFEHQLRAAGRLASEPNVTSANRIAVCVPGVETVRDATGSPAAADQSTKPIPHAALTLMADQATRGGTGDNVTGYPDYRGVDVVGAWTWLPQYEMGIASEMDAAEAYVPIRMLGRLVIGMLALATLMGAILVTLAIVLRRAYRRIAAGDDAQRRIGHYRLGESLGRGGMGAVFRAEHDLLKRIVAIKVLDKESQSSVAVSRFEREAQMTAGLRHPNTISLFDFGQTDRGDYFYVMEYVEGITLQSLVNRFGHQPPARVIHLLLQICGSLSEAHAQGIIHRDIKPANLMISTEIGSQDTLKVLDFGLVKDVDPNRGDLSLTTADGITGTPMYMAPETVRDATTSNHRSDIYAVGGVGYTLLVGKPMFEGDASVDICLKQLREDPIRPSDRIGVPLPDDLQNVLMSCLSKDPKFRPSSIEDLATSLHQCCDAGKWDDVDAKNWWSLVLNGAFIDDRANRGDATTDDGATSPSEGDASVTAH; this is encoded by the coding sequence ATGCGCTTTCTGGTCAAGAAAATCGAAACGGCGTTGGTGAACCTTTTGACGGGGCCGCCGACGGCAAACCATGCGCCGATGGTGACTCCATCGTCTGGAACCGCGTCTTCAACGGGACCGGCGTCGCTGGCGGATATGCTTCGCAGCCTGACGGTGACGGATCATCCGACCGCACGATTGATTCGCCGCATCGCGCCGTGGGTGGTGATGTTGATGGCGATCGGATTGGTTGCCGCGGCGATACTCGTCGGATACGTGCTGCGCGAATCCACTCGGCAATTGGTTCGCGATTCGCTGCGGTCGAATCTGTCCGCCAATGTGGCTGCACTGAATGGTTACTTTGCCGAACGCCGTCGCGAGGTTGATCGGATCGCCAATGATCCGGCGATCGCGGAAACGGCGACGGAACTGATTTCTGCATCCTCGGGCCGATTCGAATGGACGATCGCGGATCTGCCGCCGACCAGCGCTCTGGATTCAATCGACCGTTCGATCGACTCGTCCAATACCGTTGGTTGGGCTTTGCTGGATCGCGACGACCAGGTGATCGCGGCTTCAGCGACGGCATTGGTGGGACGACGACTGCCCATTCCGGAATCAGCGAAGCAAAGAGTCATTTCCGGCGGATCGACGATCTGTTTACCTTTCCAGTGTTCGGTTGGGATTCGCGGCGATGGTCCGATGTCGGTTCCCGATTGGCCCATGATGGCGGCACTCGGCAAAGTGGAATCAGACGGCAAGATGGTCGGAACGATGGCTGTTTTGGTCGACCCGGCGGGCGCTGTCAGCAAGCTTCTCGCGGTCGCGCGACTGGGAACGAGCGGCGAGACCTATTTGTTCGATCGGAATGCAACCATGCTGACACGCAGTCGGTTCGAGCATCAATTGCGAGCCGCGGGCCGGTTGGCGTCGGAACCCAATGTGACCAGTGCGAATCGAATCGCCGTGTGCGTCCCGGGCGTTGAAACGGTTCGCGATGCGACGGGCTCCCCAGCAGCTGCGGATCAATCGACCAAACCGATTCCGCATGCTGCGTTGACTTTGATGGCGGATCAAGCGACACGTGGAGGAACCGGTGATAACGTTACCGGCTACCCAGATTATCGAGGCGTTGATGTGGTCGGTGCTTGGACTTGGTTACCCCAATACGAAATGGGGATTGCATCGGAGATGGATGCAGCCGAAGCCTATGTGCCAATAAGAATGTTGGGCCGCCTGGTGATCGGGATGCTGGCGTTGGCGACGTTGATGGGCGCGATCTTGGTCACGTTAGCGATCGTGCTGCGTCGAGCGTACCGTCGAATTGCCGCCGGCGATGACGCGCAGCGACGCATTGGTCACTATCGATTGGGCGAATCGCTGGGGCGTGGTGGCATGGGCGCCGTTTTTCGGGCCGAACACGATCTCCTTAAGCGTATCGTCGCGATCAAAGTTCTTGACAAAGAATCGCAGAGCAGCGTCGCGGTCTCGCGATTCGAACGCGAAGCACAGATGACGGCAGGACTTCGACACCCCAACACGATCAGCCTCTTTGATTTCGGCCAAACCGATCGGGGCGACTACTTTTATGTGATGGAGTACGTGGAGGGGATCACGCTGCAGAGTTTGGTCAATCGGTTTGGCCATCAACCGCCGGCACGCGTGATCCACTTGCTGCTGCAAATTTGCGGCTCACTTTCGGAAGCGCACGCGCAAGGCATCATCCATCGCGACATCAAACCTGCGAATCTGATGATCTCGACCGAGATCGGCAGCCAGGACACCTTGAAAGTGCTGGACTTTGGATTGGTCAAAGACGTCGATCCCAACCGAGGCGATCTTTCGCTGACAACGGCTGATGGGATCACCGGAACGCCCATGTACATGGCGCCCGAAACGGTCCGTGACGCGACCACATCGAACCATCGCAGTGACATCTATGCCGTCGGTGGCGTCGGCTACACGCTGCTGGTCGGAAAACCGATGTTCGAAGGCGATGCATCGGTTGACATCTGTTTGAAACAATTGCGAGAAGATCCGATCCGGCCCAGTGATCGCATCGGAGTCCCGTTGCCAGACGATCTGCAAAACGTTTTGATGAGTTGCTTGAGCAAAGATCCCAAGTTTCGGCCAAGTTCGATCGAAGACTTAGCGACGAGCTTGCATCAATGCTGTGACGCGGGGAAGTGGGACGATGTCGATGCCAAGAATTGGTGGTCCCTTGTTCTTAATGGCGCGTTCATCGACGATAGGGCGAACCGGGGTGATGCCACCACCGACGACGGGGCCACTTCGCCAAGCGAGGGAGACGCAAGCGTTACGGCGCACTAG
- a CDS encoding sugar phosphate isomerase/epimerase family protein yields MNRLFSSSAQAIRRREFNAMAAASLAGSVCKADGIASKNDFRLNYSLASCLYGYTDLSVILPEVAKTGATSIDIWPMVHGNQREQIDRMGEDTFAGLLRKHNVTLGCLTQYRLGPFGLGKELSFAKRLGCPLVVTGGKGPKDLSGNELKKAVAKFAQQMKPHLDQAAECDVTIAIENHGNNLIDSPDSLKWLVELCDHPKLGIALAPYHLTQEPTAIAELIRDLGPRLSVFYAWQHGMGSTEKLPKEQELLQMPGRGDFDFTPLVDALRTIHFTGPTEIFMHPVPRGVAILETPEAVTAEVNRARAYLEGCLNA; encoded by the coding sequence ATGAATCGACTTTTTTCCTCGAGTGCCCAAGCCATCCGTCGACGCGAGTTCAACGCGATGGCTGCGGCTTCCTTGGCTGGATCCGTCTGTAAGGCGGACGGCATCGCGTCAAAAAACGACTTCCGCTTGAACTACTCGCTTGCCAGTTGCCTGTACGGCTATACGGACTTGTCCGTGATACTGCCGGAAGTCGCCAAAACGGGAGCGACCAGCATCGATATTTGGCCGATGGTTCACGGCAATCAGCGAGAGCAGATCGACAGAATGGGTGAAGATACGTTTGCCGGGCTGTTGCGAAAACACAACGTCACGTTGGGCTGTTTGACACAATACAGACTCGGGCCGTTTGGCTTGGGCAAAGAACTTTCCTTCGCCAAACGACTCGGATGCCCACTGGTCGTGACCGGAGGAAAGGGTCCCAAAGACTTGAGCGGCAACGAGCTGAAAAAGGCAGTTGCGAAGTTCGCCCAGCAGATGAAACCACACCTCGATCAAGCCGCCGAGTGCGACGTCACGATTGCGATCGAAAACCATGGAAACAACTTGATCGATAGCCCCGATTCGTTGAAATGGCTGGTCGAACTTTGCGACCATCCAAAATTGGGCATCGCGTTGGCTCCGTACCATCTTACTCAAGAACCAACAGCGATCGCCGAACTGATTCGCGACCTCGGTCCGCGTTTGAGCGTCTTCTATGCATGGCAACACGGAATGGGATCGACCGAAAAACTTCCGAAAGAACAAGAACTGTTGCAAATGCCCGGACGAGGCGATTTTGATTTCACGCCCTTGGTGGATGCGCTTCGCACGATCCACTTCACCGGTCCCACCGAGATCTTCATGCACCCCGTTCCGCGCGGCGTCGCGATTTTGGAAACACCCGAAGCCGTGACAGCCGAAGTCAACCGAGCCCGTGCGTATTTGGAAGGTTGCTTGAATGCGTAG
- a CDS encoding alkaline phosphatase D family protein, which translates to MRRVIPKAMFAFALASLHVSVDAQTSRWPDPIASDVLPYGASGLSHGPLLGNPTSQSVRIWVRTHEPGSFRVRYGKSLPPDDRWKTVQGRTRDDHDRTGVVQIESLDANTAYFYLVEVNGKVADLRSDFADPWPSFRTLPDASTCADPANNPHGLFNLTYAIGHCASQAPNNSGGQYENTPAYDSIRHRHADEVSFGIVNGDVIYEEMRDGTIGGVRDNYKLYFSRGRSFANLFRRLPAMFTFDDHDVGWDIHGCGQVGLGEGRHLIRDIGLKAYEDYLGWANPNGRQRGNIRLGRGEVKRGDNVLHDADANFTSLSPAQVSTIHLGNYTRGEKIVPRRDDAPKNAGVYGLKRIIDATHLEFTPPAKASEQLDYSIGTHHYYDWRVGNSHFFALDTRGERSDRNAKDRSDPNLFILGDTQKKWLLDGIDNTDADFVFLISPDPWTIYHTAAHVGGDDTDDKGDGFPSFLHQRQELLDRLDAVEQTVIIFTGDVHASASVKISDNVWEMMCGPLGSTGHPIGTLGNPPNGGNWRSMDREVEIRWLSEFPNNMPYQEIRNTYYGIVQINNILQTGSPGGGYQFVAYDRPHVIIRWHDGYTGRLVYSETIHAR; encoded by the coding sequence ATGCGTAGAGTCATCCCGAAGGCAATGTTCGCTTTCGCACTCGCTTCCCTCCACGTATCCGTCGACGCCCAAACGTCACGTTGGCCGGACCCGATTGCGAGCGACGTGTTGCCCTATGGGGCTAGCGGCCTAAGCCACGGTCCACTGCTGGGCAATCCGACTTCTCAATCGGTTCGAATTTGGGTCCGCACCCACGAACCCGGATCCTTTCGGGTGCGATACGGAAAATCGCTGCCGCCGGACGATCGCTGGAAAACGGTCCAAGGCCGAACCCGCGACGATCACGACCGAACCGGTGTCGTGCAAATCGAATCGTTAGATGCGAATACAGCTTACTTTTACTTGGTGGAAGTCAATGGGAAGGTCGCGGATCTGCGGAGCGATTTCGCTGATCCTTGGCCTTCGTTTCGGACGCTGCCCGACGCGTCGACCTGTGCCGATCCGGCAAACAACCCCCACGGGTTATTCAACTTGACGTACGCGATCGGTCACTGCGCGTCTCAAGCTCCAAACAACAGCGGCGGCCAATACGAAAACACACCGGCTTACGATTCCATACGCCATCGTCACGCCGACGAGGTGTCGTTCGGAATCGTCAATGGTGATGTCATCTATGAAGAGATGCGCGACGGAACGATTGGCGGTGTACGAGACAACTACAAATTGTATTTTAGCCGCGGTCGTTCTTTTGCGAATCTGTTCCGACGTCTGCCGGCAATGTTCACGTTCGACGATCACGACGTCGGTTGGGACATCCATGGCTGCGGACAAGTCGGTCTAGGCGAAGGGCGACATTTGATTCGCGACATTGGCCTCAAGGCTTACGAAGACTACTTGGGCTGGGCGAATCCCAACGGACGACAGCGAGGAAACATCCGACTGGGACGCGGCGAAGTCAAACGTGGCGACAACGTTCTGCACGATGCCGACGCGAACTTCACGAGTCTGTCGCCGGCGCAGGTCAGCACAATTCACTTGGGCAACTATACCCGCGGCGAAAAGATCGTGCCGCGTCGTGACGACGCACCAAAGAATGCGGGCGTCTACGGATTGAAGCGAATCATTGACGCGACGCATTTGGAATTCACGCCGCCGGCGAAAGCCAGCGAACAACTCGATTACAGTATCGGTACGCACCACTATTACGATTGGCGGGTTGGCAACAGTCACTTTTTCGCGTTGGATACGCGCGGCGAGCGATCGGATCGAAACGCCAAGGATCGTAGTGATCCGAATCTATTCATCTTGGGCGATACCCAGAAAAAGTGGTTGCTCGATGGTATTGATAACACCGACGCGGACTTCGTGTTCCTGATTTCTCCCGACCCGTGGACGATCTATCACACTGCGGCGCACGTCGGTGGCGACGATACAGACGACAAAGGTGACGGGTTTCCGTCGTTCTTGCATCAGCGCCAAGAACTGTTGGACCGACTCGATGCAGTCGAACAAACTGTGATCATCTTCACCGGCGATGTCCACGCGTCGGCGTCGGTCAAGATTTCTGACAACGTTTGGGAAATGATGTGCGGCCCGCTCGGGTCCACGGGGCATCCGATCGGTACGCTTGGCAATCCGCCCAACGGAGGAAATTGGCGCAGTATGGATCGCGAAGTCGAAATCCGATGGCTCTCAGAATTCCCCAACAATATGCCCTACCAAGAAATTCGCAACACTTATTATGGCATCGTGCAGATCAACAACATATTGCAAACCGGATCGCCCGGCGGTGGATATCAGTTCGTCGCCTACGACCGCCCTCACGTCATCATTCGATGGCATGACGGATACACCGGTCGGCTCGTTTACAGTGAAACTATCCACGCCCGCTAA
- a CDS encoding DJ-1/PfpI family protein has translation MEKVLIVIGDATELLDTMYPYYRLQEAGFQPVVIAPEKRRYQLVLHEIKPGWTITKEWEGYTLDCDVPFSEVNELDYAGIFFSGGRAPEYIRYDENLVRITKHFFETGKPIASVCHGVEIPAYAGCVDGRRMATVAKCQFDLEVCGGIYVDEACVIDGNLVSGRTYRDNGYYIGPWIDLLLKAGADKQAINA, from the coding sequence TTGGAAAAAGTACTGATTGTCATCGGCGACGCAACCGAACTGCTCGACACAATGTATCCCTATTATCGATTGCAAGAAGCCGGGTTCCAACCCGTCGTGATTGCCCCCGAAAAGCGACGGTACCAACTGGTTTTGCACGAAATCAAACCGGGCTGGACGATCACCAAGGAATGGGAGGGCTACACGCTTGACTGCGATGTGCCGTTTTCCGAAGTGAACGAATTGGACTACGCCGGTATCTTCTTTTCCGGCGGACGGGCACCGGAATACATCCGCTATGACGAAAATTTAGTTCGGATCACGAAACACTTTTTTGAAACGGGAAAACCGATCGCGAGCGTGTGTCACGGCGTGGAGATTCCAGCCTACGCGGGATGCGTCGACGGACGTCGCATGGCAACGGTTGCCAAGTGTCAGTTCGATCTGGAAGTCTGTGGCGGCATCTATGTTGACGAAGCTTGTGTGATCGATGGCAACTTGGTCAGCGGTCGGACGTATCGCGACAACGGCTACTACATTGGTCCATGGATCGACTTGCTGCTGAAGGCCGGGGCGGACAAGCAAGCGATCAACGCATGA